In Desulfomicrobium escambiense DSM 10707, the DNA window GGCTCCGCAACTTCGGAGGAAGTATGTCCGTTGATGCCACCATGCATGTCGCGCGCCCGAGCCGCCGGGATGCATACCTCGACTGGATCCAGATGCTCACGGGCGTCGGTCTGGTCCTGTTCATGGCCTTCCACACCCTGCTCACCTCGTCCATCATCTTCGGCGCGGGGGCCCTGGACGGCGTCGCCGGCTTCCTGGAGACCCTGCACCTCGACACCCTGGCCCACATCTTCGTTCCCATCCTCTTCTTCACCCACTTCGTCGTGGCCGCCCGCAAGATCCCCTTCAGAAGCGAAGGTCAGACCGCCATCTGGCGCGACGCCAAGCTCCTGCGCCACCGCGACACCTGGCTTTGGATCGTGCAGGCCGTTTCGGCCATGATCATCCTCGTTCTGGGCGCCATCCACATGTGGACCAACATCAACGACGCGGCCATCCTGGCGACCACGTCCACGGCCCGCGTGCAGAGCGGCGGCTGGACGTTCTTCTACCTGCTGCTTGTGCCGCTGGTGCAGCTGCACATCTTCATCGGCGTGTACCGCATCGGCGTGAAGTGGGGTTTCATCACCGACGCCCTGCGGCCCAAGGCCGTGAAGATCCTGACCATCGTCTTCGGCTGCGTCACCGCCCTGGCCCTCATCGCCCTGGCCCGCTACGCCACCATGACCGTCTAATTTCAGGGAGCTGCCATGTACACCCATACTTCTGATCTGTTGGTCATCGGCGCCGGACTCTCGGGCGAACGCGTGGCCGTGGAGTCGGCCCTGGCGGGGTTCGACGTCGTCTGCCTGTCCATCGTGCCGGCCAGGCGCTCCCACTCCTCCGCGGCCCAGGGCGGCATGCAGGCCGCCATCGGCAACTGCGCCATGGGCGAGGGGGATAATCCAGATGTGCATTTCCTGGACACGGTCAAGGGCTCGGACTGGGGCTGCGACCAGGAAGTGGCCCGCATGTTCGCCGACACCGCGCCCATCGAGATGCGCCGCCTGGCCCACTGGGGCGTGCCGTGGAACCGCGTCGTGCCGGGCAAATCCTTCTATTTCAAGGGCGGCGAGAAGTTCGAGAAGTTCGAGAAGCCCGAGAAGGAAGGCCTCATCACGGCCCGCTCCTTCGGCGGCACGGCCAAGTGGCGCACATGCTACACCTCCGACGGCACGGGCCACGCCGTCATGTGCACCATGGACAACAAGTGCGCGGAGCTTGGCATCACGGTCCTGGACCGCAAGGAGGCCATCTCCCTCATCCATGACGGCGAGAAGTGCATGGGCGCGGTGGTGCGCTGCCTGCGCACGGGCAAGCTCGAAGTCTTCCTGGCCAAGGCCACGGTCGTCTGCACCGGCGGCTACGGGCGGCTCTACACGGCCACGACCAACGCCGTCATCTGCGACGGCGCGGGCAACGCCATTGCCCAGGAAACGGGCCTGGTGCCCATCGGCAACCCCGAGTCCATCCAGTTCCACCCCACGGGCATCGTGCCCACGGACATCCTCGTGACCGAAGGCTGCCGCGGCGACGGCGGCACGCTCCTCGATGTGAACGAGGAGCGCTTCATGCACATCTACGAGCCCGAGAAGGCCGAACTGGCCTCCCGCGACGTGGTCGCCCGGCGCATGACCGAACACATGCGCGCAGGCAAGGGCGTGCAGTCGGCCTACGGCGAGCACCTCTGGCTCGACATCCGCCACCTCGGCGACAAGCACATCTCCACCAAGCTCCGCGAGGTCGACGAGATCTGCAAGAACTTCCTCGGCGTGGACGCCCGCACCCAGCTCATCCCGGTCCGCCCGACCCAGCACTACACCATGTCCGGCATCCGCACGGACAAGACCGGCGCGGCCTATGGCCTGAAGGGCCTCTTCTCGGCCGGAGAGGCGGCCTGCTGGGACATGCACGGCTTCAACCGCCTGGGCGGCAACTCCCTGGCCGAGACCGTGGTCGCCGGCGGCATCATCGGCAAATGCATCGTCGAATACCTGAGGGGCTGCGAGACGACCTACAGCACGGCCGCCATCAATGCCGAAGTCAAACGCCAGCAGCAGCGCATCGACGACCTCATCGCCGGGCGCCTGGGCAGGGAGAACGTCTACAAGGTCCGCTCCGAAATGCAGGAGGCCCTCATGAAGGGCTGCTTCGTCTTCCGCAACGAGAAGGACCTGCAGACCTGCATCGAGACCCTGCAGGGCGTGTACGACCGCGCCGGGAAAATCGGCCTGGTCTCGAACGGCCTGGGCGCCAACCACGAGCTGGCCGCGGCCCTCAAGCTGCGCGGCCAGGTGCGCCTGGCCCTGTGCATCGCCGCCGGGGCCCTGGCCCGCAAGGAAAGCCGCGGCAGCCACAACCGCGAGGACTACCCCGCCCGCGACGACCAGAACTGGCTCAACAGGACCCTGGCCTACTGGCCCGAAGGCGCCGACATGCCCGTGCTCAAGTACGAGGACGCCACCCCGTACTTCGAGATCCCCCCGGGCGAACGCGGCTACGGCGGAGGCAAGATCATCCAGGCCGATCCCGCACTGATCGCGGCCAAGACCATCAAGGGCAAATAAGGAGCACGCCATGGGCAGAATGCTGACCTTCGAAATATTCCGCTACAATCCCGAGGAAAAAGGAACCGAACCGCGCATGCAGACCTACCGGCTGGAGGAGACGGCGAACATGACCCTGTTCATCGTCCTCAACCGCCTGCGCGAGGAGCAGGACCCGAGCCTCATCTTCGACTTCTGCTGCCGGGCCGGCATCTGCGGGTCCTGCGGCATGGTCGTCAACGGCCGTCCGCGCCTGGCCTGCCAGACCAAGACCAAGGACCTGCCGGACCACATCGTCCTGCTGCCCCTGCCGGTCTTCAAGCTCGTGGGCGACCTGTCCGTGGACACGGGCGTCTGGTTCCGCGAAATGTACCAGAAGACCGAGTCCTGGGTGCACACCAGAAAGGTCTTCGACCCCGCCAAGGAAGAAGAGCGCATGGACAACGCCGTGGCTGAGCAGATCTACGAACTCGAACGCTGCGTGGAGTGCGGCTGCTGCATCGCGGCCTGCGGCACGGCCCGCATGCGCGACGACTTCCTCGGCGCCGCCGCCCTGAACCGCGTGGCCCGCTTCGTCGTCGACCCGCGCGACGAGCGCACCGACAAGGAGTACTTCGAGATCATCGGCAACGATTACGGCATCTTCGGCTGCATGGGCCTCTTGGCCTGCGAGGACGTCTGCCCCAAGCACTTGCCCCTGCAGAACCAGCTCGGCTTCCTGCGGCGCAAGATGGGCATCACCGCCATC includes these proteins:
- a CDS encoding fumarate reductase — translated: MSVDATMHVARPSRRDAYLDWIQMLTGVGLVLFMAFHTLLTSSIIFGAGALDGVAGFLETLHLDTLAHIFVPILFFTHFVVAARKIPFRSEGQTAIWRDAKLLRHRDTWLWIVQAVSAMIILVLGAIHMWTNINDAAILATTSTARVQSGGWTFFYLLLVPLVQLHIFIGVYRIGVKWGFITDALRPKAVKILTIVFGCVTALALIALARYATMTV
- a CDS encoding fumarate reductase flavoprotein subunit, giving the protein MYTHTSDLLVIGAGLSGERVAVESALAGFDVVCLSIVPARRSHSSAAQGGMQAAIGNCAMGEGDNPDVHFLDTVKGSDWGCDQEVARMFADTAPIEMRRLAHWGVPWNRVVPGKSFYFKGGEKFEKFEKPEKEGLITARSFGGTAKWRTCYTSDGTGHAVMCTMDNKCAELGITVLDRKEAISLIHDGEKCMGAVVRCLRTGKLEVFLAKATVVCTGGYGRLYTATTNAVICDGAGNAIAQETGLVPIGNPESIQFHPTGIVPTDILVTEGCRGDGGTLLDVNEERFMHIYEPEKAELASRDVVARRMTEHMRAGKGVQSAYGEHLWLDIRHLGDKHISTKLREVDEICKNFLGVDARTQLIPVRPTQHYTMSGIRTDKTGAAYGLKGLFSAGEAACWDMHGFNRLGGNSLAETVVAGGIIGKCIVEYLRGCETTYSTAAINAEVKRQQQRIDDLIAGRLGRENVYKVRSEMQEALMKGCFVFRNEKDLQTCIETLQGVYDRAGKIGLVSNGLGANHELAAALKLRGQVRLALCIAAGALARKESRGSHNREDYPARDDQNWLNRTLAYWPEGADMPVLKYEDATPYFEIPPGERGYGGGKIIQADPALIAAKTIKGK
- a CDS encoding fumarate reductase iron-sulfur subunit; amino-acid sequence: MGRMLTFEIFRYNPEEKGTEPRMQTYRLEETANMTLFIVLNRLREEQDPSLIFDFCCRAGICGSCGMVVNGRPRLACQTKTKDLPDHIVLLPLPVFKLVGDLSVDTGVWFREMYQKTESWVHTRKVFDPAKEEERMDNAVAEQIYELERCVECGCCIAACGTARMRDDFLGAAALNRVARFVVDPRDERTDKEYFEIIGNDYGIFGCMGLLACEDVCPKHLPLQNQLGFLRRKMGITAIRNLFGK